The DNA region AGCCAGAGAAAAGGAACGCCCTCCCGGGCGTAGATGGCCATCTTGCGGATGCGATCCGTCCGCACCGTGCCCGGGGAGAGGATCTCGGCAGCCCAGTCCGGGACAGTGCCGATCCAGTTGCTGCCGTCCGCGACCGGGAAGCGCTCCCGCCGCCAGCCGGCCAGGTCCGGGACCAGGATGTCCGCGCCCAGCGCCCTGACGGCCACGCAAGGGGATGATCTCAGCAAACGCGCCGTCTGTCAACCGCACCGGCGTGGGGGCTGGCGGGCCGGCGGCGTCTGGCGACAGCCATCCTTACCTGGCGCGATCCTGGTGCGGCCATCCGGGCAGCGCCGGCCTTGACACCAAAGACACTTGCGTGTTCTGTGTGCAGACAGAGCGGGGAGTACGGAGCAGGGGTAGCTGAATTCTCGTGCAAGGGCGGAAAGGAGCGTCGTCATGGATGCATCAGCTCGCCAGGGCCATTATCTGCCGCATTACGTCTATGACGATTACGTGCAGTGGGAAGGGCGTTGGGAGCTCATATCAGGAATAGCGCATGCCATGACCCCGGCCCCTTCGATCGAGCACCAGTTGATCAGTCAACGGATCGCGCAGCAGTTGGGGCTCCTTCTGGAAGGCTGCGACAGATGCCATGCCCTGCTGCCGGTGGACTGGAAGGTCGCCGAGGACACCGTCCTGCAACCCGATAATCTGGTGGTCTGTTATGAGCCGGTCGGTCCTTATCTCACCAAAGCACCCAGCCTGATCTTCGAGATTGTCTCCAGGAAGAGTCATGTGCGCGATGTGGAGATCAAGTTTGCCATCTACGAAAGGGAAGGGGTGAAGTACTACTGCCTGGTCTTCCCGGAAGAAGGCCTGGTGAAGGTGTTCGTCTTGCGGGGCGGGAGGTACAGCAAGCTTGCGGACGTCACCAACGAGAAGATCGAGTTTGATCTTGTGGCTGCCTGCCGTTTCTCCTTCGATTTCGGCCTGATTTGGGGAGCATGAATCGGCGATACTCCCCGCCGCACGCCAGGTCTGAGCCCCCGGATCACGCTCCGCGCGATGGCGGCAGAGGCCCCTCCCTACCTGGCCGCCAATTTTGCCGCCTGCGACCGTTTGTGGACCAGCAGCATGACGACCAGCCCGGCCAGGGTCAGCCCCAGGAGCGTGAA from Thermodesulfobacteriota bacterium includes:
- a CDS encoding Uma2 family endonuclease; protein product: MAVRALGADILVPDLAGWRRERFPVADGSNWIGTVPDWAAEILSPGTVRTDRIRKMAIYAREGVPFLWLLDPDARTLEIFRREASSWLLLSVHGDGGTVRAEPFSDIEIDLDLLWLD
- a CDS encoding Uma2 family endonuclease produces the protein MDASARQGHYLPHYVYDDYVQWEGRWELISGIAHAMTPAPSIEHQLISQRIAQQLGLLLEGCDRCHALLPVDWKVAEDTVLQPDNLVVCYEPVGPYLTKAPSLIFEIVSRKSHVRDVEIKFAIYEREGVKYYCLVFPEEGLVKVFVLRGGRYSKLADVTNEKIEFDLVAACRFSFDFGLIWGA